In Clostridium swellfunianum, a genomic segment contains:
- a CDS encoding putative immunity protein: MNCVGIIKKIDDIPELKVSLIDFSESKSHKQMSKYGLLLAEHILQISKIEKNSDIAECFEINLKWQEGKVKFQDARNVAFKMHTLAREEKDPVRVKVLRTMGQVAAVPHVKWHALIASDYAITLINLMYPNDLEEVKKERELQIELVKSV, encoded by the coding sequence ATGAATTGTGTCGGTATAATAAAAAAAATTGATGATATTCCAGAATTAAAAGTAAGTCTAATAGATTTTAGTGAGAGTAAATCGCATAAACAGATGTCCAAGTATGGTTTGCTATTAGCTGAACATATTTTACAAATTAGCAAAATTGAGAAAAACAGTGACATTGCTGAATGCTTTGAAATAAACCTAAAATGGCAAGAGGGAAAAGTGAAATTCCAGGATGCGCGAAACGTTGCCTTTAAGATGCATACACTAGCTCGCGAAGAAAAAGACCCTGTGAGAGTAAAGGTGTTAAGGACAATGGGGCAGGTTGCTGCGGTGCCTCATGTTAAGTGGCACGCCTTAATTGCTTCAGATTATGCAATCACTTTGATAAATTTAATGTACCCAAATGATTTAGAGGAAGTTAAGAAAGAAAGAGAGCTTCAAATTGAACTAGTGAAAAGTGTCTAA
- a CDS encoding ABC transporter permease: protein MYAKLALSNARRSIKDYVIYFVTLIICVSLFYAFMSLSSSHYELITEDSYNFEYLKIMMKYTTYIITGLLIVLIGYVNKYMMKRRKREFATYILLGIPQRNVAFMFFIETLVMGMVSIAFGIFLGTLFSQLVTALILMTAEQKIIFSFKLYIDTVIITLLFFTAMFCIIGLMNVRTLSKIKLIHMLNDEKKTEFQFKRGKLVYICVFIAAILLYILCGYSVHRILRVVGNPELKQGNEMTYFGLAITGFIAGTYALFYSLAYVLIVVKERWIRFKYEYTNLFLIGAVVSKIKTAPILMATISLTFLGAALSFALTLLLSQWSLGYLDNRIPFDTVAASKLNIMSKSEDISKIDYSGLVKHLSSENYNFKDYCEVEQYYIYDKKLYNTDIKNKPLFAIGLSDYNKLRKMLGYSEVKLNGNEFTTQWLKLVDDKLINEYISENKALKIEGKELKLSRDPYYKDSIGEYIYNSREGGLVVLPDEWCKSLALAAKDFYANTNKKMAYDEAVKLENELIPNWFTKTYSNMLSEKGKSRALIIRLKVAERSEVLNATLGMRILGIYGGTVLLMISLTVLALQQLSDSIEHKARFSTLRKLGIDNKETGRIILKQISLYFTMPIIVAVFGFYIFLNAFKTASKTLIDIYIGNKAFMFNIGIALILIVVIYACYFAATYYSFKRNIESR, encoded by the coding sequence ATGTACGCTAAACTGGCTTTAAGCAATGCAAGGCGGTCTATTAAGGATTATGTAATTTATTTTGTTACACTAATTATATGCGTCAGCTTGTTTTATGCCTTTATGTCATTATCAAGCTCACATTACGAATTAATAACAGAGGATTCCTATAATTTTGAATATCTTAAAATCATGATGAAATACACCACATATATTATAACAGGTTTGCTTATTGTGCTTATAGGTTATGTGAATAAATATATGATGAAGAGACGCAAAAGAGAATTTGCAACCTATATATTACTAGGCATTCCACAAAGAAATGTAGCCTTTATGTTTTTTATTGAGACCTTGGTAATGGGTATGGTCTCTATAGCTTTTGGAATATTTCTCGGAACCTTGTTTTCACAGCTGGTTACTGCTTTAATTCTTATGACTGCAGAACAAAAGATTATATTTTCCTTTAAGCTTTATATAGATACTGTCATAATAACCTTGTTGTTTTTTACTGCAATGTTTTGCATAATTGGGCTTATGAATGTAAGAACTTTAAGTAAGATTAAGTTGATTCATATGCTGAATGATGAAAAGAAAACTGAATTTCAGTTTAAGAGAGGTAAGCTAGTATATATTTGTGTATTTATTGCAGCAATTTTACTTTATATACTGTGTGGCTATTCTGTCCATAGAATTTTGCGGGTGGTGGGAAATCCTGAGTTAAAGCAAGGCAATGAAATGACATATTTTGGGCTGGCAATAACGGGCTTTATTGCAGGAACCTATGCACTGTTCTACTCCTTGGCTTATGTGCTAATTGTAGTTAAAGAAAGATGGATAAGGTTTAAGTATGAGTACACGAATTTATTTTTAATAGGAGCAGTAGTTTCAAAAATAAAGACAGCACCTATCCTAATGGCTACAATCTCTTTAACTTTCTTAGGTGCAGCCTTGAGCTTTGCTTTGACACTTTTATTGTCGCAGTGGAGTTTAGGCTATTTAGATAATAGAATTCCCTTTGATACAGTTGCAGCAAGCAAGCTAAATATTATGAGTAAGTCAGAAGATATATCTAAAATTGATTATAGTGGTTTAGTAAAGCATTTAAGCAGTGAAAATTATAATTTTAAGGATTATTGTGAGGTAGAACAATACTATATTTATGATAAAAAACTCTATAATACAGATATAAAAAATAAGCCGCTGTTTGCTATAGGTTTAAGTGATTATAACAAATTAAGAAAAATGCTTGGATATAGTGAAGTAAAGCTTAATGGTAATGAATTTACAACCCAGTGGCTGAAGCTTGTAGATGATAAGCTCATCAATGAGTATATAAGTGAAAATAAAGCTTTGAAAATAGAAGGCAAGGAGTTGAAGCTTAGCAGAGATCCATACTACAAAGATTCTATTGGAGAGTATATTTATAATTCTCGTGAGGGCGGTCTTGTAGTTTTGCCTGATGAGTGGTGTAAAAGCTTAGCCTTAGCAGCTAAGGACTTTTACGCTAATACAAATAAGAAGATGGCCTATGATGAGGCAGTAAAGCTTGAAAATGAGCTTATACCAAACTGGTTTACGAAAACTTACAGCAATATGCTTAGTGAGAAGGGTAAGAGTAGAGCTTTAATAATTAGATTGAAGGTAGCAGAGAGAAGTGAAGTGCTAAATGCTACCTTAGGTATGAGAATCCTTGGAATATATGGAGGTACTGTTTTACTCATGATAAGCTTAACAGTACTAGCACTGCAGCAGCTATCAGACTCTATTGAGCATAAAGCGAGATTTAGTACTTTAAGAAAGCTGGGAATAGATAATAAAGAGACAGGCAGAATAATTTTAAAGCAAATATCACTGTATTTTACAATGCCAATAATTGTTGCAGTCTTTGGCTTCTATATATTTTTAAATGCTTTTAAGACTGCAAGCAAAACGTTAATTGATATATACATCGGGAATAAGGCTTTTATGTTCAATATAGGTATAGCCTTAATACTAATTGTAGTTATTTATGCATGTTATTTTGCAGCTACCTATTATTCCTTTAAGCGGAATATTGAAAGTAGGTAG
- a CDS encoding ABC transporter ATP-binding protein produces the protein MDKILDIKNVEKYYGNKGNVVKAIDDMSFQVFKGEFVGVMGPSGSGKTTLLNIISTIDEVSSGYIHIDGNDLTKINQKDIAKFRRENLGFIFQDFNLLDTLTIHENIALALTINRHKKQDIDSKVKAAAAELGIEDILQKYPYEVSGGQKQRCACARALITNPKLILADEPTGALDSRSAQMLIEMISHLNKELGATILMVTHDSFTASYCDRILFIKDGKIFTELIKGQNTRKQFFNQILDVVALLGGDVRDVR, from the coding sequence TTGGATAAGATACTAGATATAAAAAATGTAGAAAAGTACTATGGAAACAAAGGAAATGTGGTTAAGGCTATTGACGATATGAGCTTTCAAGTATTCAAGGGAGAGTTTGTTGGGGTTATGGGGCCCTCTGGTTCAGGTAAAACAACTTTATTAAATATCATATCTACAATTGATGAAGTAAGCTCAGGATATATTCATATAGACGGCAATGATTTAACGAAAATTAATCAAAAGGATATTGCAAAGTTTAGAAGGGAAAACCTAGGTTTCATCTTTCAGGATTTTAACCTGTTGGATACTCTGACAATTCATGAGAACATAGCTTTGGCACTCACAATTAACAGGCATAAAAAGCAGGACATAGACAGCAAGGTAAAGGCTGCAGCTGCAGAATTAGGTATAGAGGATATTCTTCAAAAGTACCCCTATGAGGTTTCAGGAGGGCAGAAGCAGAGATGTGCCTGTGCCAGAGCCTTAATTACAAATCCAAAGCTTATTTTGGCTGACGAGCCGACGGGTGCGTTGGACTCAAGGTCGGCTCAAATGCTTATAGAAATGATTTCGCATCTTAATAAGGAACTAGGAGCTACTATTCTAATGGTAACTCATGATTCCTTCACTGCAAGCTACTGTGACAGAATTTTGTTTATTAAGGACGGCAAGATATTTACAGAGCTTATAAAGGGACAAAACACCCGAAAGCAATTTTTTAATCAGATTCTGGATGTGGTGGCGCTCTTAGGGGGTGATGTGAGAGATGTACGCTAA
- a CDS encoding WD40/YVTN/BNR-like repeat-containing protein, whose translation MTTDNQKEPRKKIYRIGAWICAAIALLFVFYLGYYKYQQNKLKFHPEGFSVQVNSKDLTASGKKWLEAYTERYRGKYVPKNQKVVEQSIDNLEIKEANVLQIDFSIKAKKLDEKTSANWNGTLEENKVKCQWVLWFKVEEKSDGTFIYTATRFQRPAGYDLEKYQTSGQKERDEYKQKYEAETPYEKQQYTYKIENKICYVSYDGGTTWKEVPVPLKDLVEVGDGRAYYNKLQEKSYVITPEKTAFVYGGTREKALMITYSEDKGSTWKTSEISKNIDSIRVKFCSFPKVNVGYVIATSGRAMSQEGQTIFKTTDGGSTWKEAGVGPSSWLLQSAGFVEENLGFMSYPKVQGGKTNFYRTEDGGKTFEPVMLPVNKQEWMGLTSEPFIQPQTPYIENGQMFLLVGQGEQGDFKGGTIMAKYKSEDKGKTWTFVELVEPPSKERG comes from the coding sequence ATGACTACAGATAACCAAAAGGAACCAAGGAAGAAGATATACAGAATAGGTGCTTGGATTTGTGCAGCTATTGCTCTTTTGTTTGTTTTTTATTTGGGTTACTATAAATATCAGCAAAACAAGCTTAAATTTCATCCTGAAGGCTTCTCTGTTCAAGTTAATAGTAAAGACCTTACTGCCTCAGGGAAAAAATGGCTGGAAGCATATACTGAGCGATATAGGGGAAAATACGTCCCTAAAAACCAAAAGGTAGTTGAACAATCTATTGATAACCTTGAAATTAAAGAAGCTAATGTGCTTCAGATTGATTTTTCCATTAAGGCAAAGAAATTAGATGAAAAAACCTCAGCTAACTGGAATGGTACTCTTGAAGAAAATAAAGTTAAATGCCAGTGGGTTCTATGGTTTAAGGTAGAAGAAAAGTCAGACGGAACCTTTATTTATACTGCAACCAGATTTCAAAGGCCAGCTGGCTACGACTTGGAAAAATATCAGACTAGCGGTCAAAAAGAAAGAGATGAGTATAAACAGAAGTATGAGGCTGAAACTCCCTATGAAAAACAGCAGTACACTTACAAAATAGAAAATAAAATTTGTTATGTAAGCTACGACGGGGGAACTACATGGAAGGAAGTTCCTGTACCACTAAAGGATTTGGTTGAAGTTGGAGACGGCAGAGCCTATTATAATAAGCTGCAGGAAAAAAGCTATGTGATTACCCCTGAGAAAACTGCCTTTGTCTACGGGGGCACTAGAGAAAAAGCTCTCATGATTACTTATTCAGAAGATAAGGGAAGCACTTGGAAAACGTCAGAAATAAGTAAAAACATAGATAGTATAAGAGTGAAGTTTTGCAGTTTTCCAAAGGTTAATGTGGGTTATGTAATTGCAACAAGTGGAAGAGCCATGTCTCAAGAAGGGCAAACAATCTTTAAAACAACAGATGGTGGCAGCACCTGGAAAGAAGCTGGAGTTGGACCTAGCTCATGGCTCCTACAGTCAGCAGGTTTTGTAGAGGAGAACCTTGGCTTTATGAGTTATCCTAAGGTGCAAGGAGGTAAAACTAATTTTTATAGAACAGAAGATGGGGGGAAAACCTTTGAACCCGTAATGCTGCCTGTGAACAAACAGGAATGGATGGGTTTAACCTCTGAACCGTTTATTCAGCCTCAAACTCCCTATATTGAAAACGGACAAATGTTTCTTCTAGTAGGACAGGGGGAGCAAGGCGATTTCAAGGGAGGCACTATAATGGCAAAATATAAGTCAGAGGATAAAGGAAAGACCTGGACCTTTGTAGAATTAGTGGAGCCGCCTTCAAAAGAAAGAGGATAA
- a CDS encoding cysteine hydrolase family protein — translation MKKALIVIDIQKDYFENGKFPLWNTENTLNNVEKAIEKANTNNIPVILIQYVAEAGSIFFNEGTEGAEIHPRILKAAQNAKKVVKRFADSFHQTNLEEVLSKLGAEEILICGMMTQNCVVFTAISKAAEKYSVKILSDCCTTVSKPIHLIALRGVSTRVELLDYNEAI, via the coding sequence ATGAAAAAAGCTCTTATAGTTATTGATATACAAAAGGATTATTTTGAAAATGGGAAATTTCCATTATGGAATACTGAAAATACCTTAAATAATGTGGAAAAAGCTATTGAAAAAGCAAATACCAATAATATACCTGTAATTTTGATTCAGTACGTTGCAGAAGCTGGTTCCATATTTTTTAATGAAGGTACGGAAGGAGCAGAAATTCATCCAAGAATATTAAAGGCTGCTCAAAATGCAAAGAAAGTTGTAAAGAGATTTGCAGATAGCTTTCATCAGACAAACCTAGAGGAAGTATTATCGAAGCTTGGAGCAGAAGAAATTCTTATATGCGGAATGATGACACAAAACTGTGTTGTTTTCACCGCTATTTCTAAAGCGGCAGAAAAATATAGTGTAAAGATATTATCTGATTGCTGTACTACTGTAAGCAAGCCAATACATCTAATTGCACTCCGAGGAGTTTCAACTCGTGTAGAGCTATTAGATTATAACGAAGCTATTTGA
- a CDS encoding MerR family DNA-binding transcriptional regulator: MEYRPIDIARKLNISTSTLRIYEDMGIIPPVKRTDSGYRIFTQLHLDYFISIRKMVKGYSLEFTGELLKEHMKGNSDKALWMITKAQADLYAEKVRLEKVGLNLIKNLDYRGNNIKKDKNNLMTIKEISKITDVNITTIRYWENIGLISSVRGDGNNYRLFDEEQIKVILIIHALKYSIKIKHNFYSMEMLKKELHKFIYNESNTRDLIENINIYLDKVNLEMIKAISAFYELISKDNKVQL, translated from the coding sequence ATGGAATATAGACCTATAGATATAGCTAGAAAATTAAATATCAGCACATCAACCCTTAGAATATACGAAGATATGGGAATTATCCCACCTGTTAAAAGAACGGATTCTGGATATAGAATTTTTACACAGCTTCATCTTGATTATTTTATAAGTATTAGAAAGATGGTAAAAGGCTATAGCCTAGAATTTACTGGAGAGCTTTTGAAGGAGCATATGAAGGGCAATTCAGACAAAGCATTATGGATGATTACTAAAGCCCAAGCGGATTTATATGCCGAGAAAGTGAGATTAGAGAAGGTTGGGCTGAATCTTATAAAAAATTTAGATTATAGAGGTAATAACATAAAAAAAGATAAAAATAATTTAATGACAATAAAGGAAATAAGCAAAATTACAGATGTAAATATCACAACAATACGCTACTGGGAAAATATTGGATTAATTTCATCAGTTAGAGGGGATGGCAATAACTATAGATTGTTTGATGAAGAGCAAATTAAAGTAATACTTATTATTCATGCCTTAAAGTACTCTATAAAAATAAAGCATAATTTTTATAGTATGGAAATGCTAAAGAAAGAACTTCACAAATTTATATATAATGAATCAAACACAAGGGATTTAATAGAAAATATAAACATTTATTTAGACAAGGTTAATTTAGAGATGATAAAAGCCATATCAGCTTTTTATGAGCTAATAAGTAAAGACAATAAGGTGCAGCTGTAA